AAGTGCTGATCAAGACACTTTTTGAATTCTGTCAGCAACTCTGCTCCCACCAAAGATCCCCCCCACTCCGATTCTCTTTAAATCTCTTACCCCATGCCCTAAATACATGTCCTCTTGTGCTATCCACATTCGATAAGGGGATAAGCTACCTGAAGCCTTCTCTTGTGTGCGCCCCTCAACATTTTATATGCCTCAACCATGCCCCATCTTAACCCCCTCTACGCCTGAAAAAATAGACCTACCCTCTCTTTATTCTACCCAAGAGAGTGCTCTACCATTGGTCTTCACCGTGAATTGAAGAAATTGCTAATTTACGTCCAGGCTCACGCACAGGAATAGATTTTTGCTAGGTTTCCAGGAGACGTGTTCAGGTTCTGTGTGGAGCCGAATGCACTCAACTCCTCTGCTGAGTCTGATGTTGAGGGTTTCTGAACCCAGATGCTAAGTTAGAAGATCGGCCCTACGTTTATTAGAGATGAACTTCAAGGGGTAAACTCTTTGTTGCATGGTTGGAAATGCTGTAGCTTAAATCCAAAGTGTTGCTTCAGATAAAATGTCGCAAGGTATGTCATAGAAGCTAGGAAGTAGCAgagacaatcaacacaggtgcatatcatgacacatgttcacgacaataaacctGATACAGATTCTGATTTCAGAATAAATTTCCATCCTTCCAATGGAGGAAACTCTCAGCAgggtctggcagcatctgtggaaagagaaacagggttATGTTTCAGGTCCAAAGACAAAGTGTCATCGGCTTAAAACATGAACTCTGTTTCTCTGTCCACAGATGTTGAGtatgtttcagattttcagctgCAGGTGATGTGCAGATAAACATGGCATTAAACAGAAAATGGGGATCTACCATCCACGTTGTGGGCTTCTCACTTTAGCTGCAGTGCCTATGTCCAGTGGGGTCCACAACAAAATGAACGACATATTCCACTGGACTAGACGACTTCAATTTCTCTGGAATGAAGTCAATTGGATTAAAGGGACAGCATCTCACCAGCAGTGCAGCAGGTTCCCGATGTGGCACATTTCCCACCATTCCTGCCGCAGAGTCTGCCGGTGggttcacagggagagggcaggtAGACTTCCTTTTGGCACCTCAATGTCTCAGAAGTTCCAAAGTAGCAACCGATCTCCTCCCCACAGCAGATGCTGGTTCCAAAGCATTGACCCCGATTTCCTGGGCCACAAGGCAAGCACTGGGGAAGGATAGAACATGCATCACCACAGCAGTACAATTGAATTGTTCACCAAGGTACAGTGAGAAGCTTTGATTTGCAATGCTAGTGAGGTCATTCAATCTGTTCTTGTGCAGCAGGTAGcgtaataataaaacaaaagtacagaGTATGGCATTTCAGAACGTCAAAATGGTGTTACTGGGACAAAGTGCAGGATATAGGGAAAAAGTACAGTTAGACGGTGCAGgagcatcatcttttaccaatgagaggtccCTTCAaaaatctgataacagcaggaaaaaaaaactgccctTGCACCCAgaagtttatttttttcatttatcttCTGTCTGACCCAATAAGGTGATTGGGGCGGGATGGATCCTTTATTGGCAGCTTTCCCAAGGAGGTGGGAGGTATTGATGGAGTGATGGAGTGGGGTTTGGTTTATGAGGCCGATCTCACAAAGAGTTAAATATTTCTCACACTATCACCAAGTTCTAAAGGCTCTTTTGTCACAGTGGTAAACAAGAACAAATCTGCCTATGTTGGCGTCTAGTGCAATAtccaaaaatgttggagaaactcagcaggtcatgcagcatccgtagAAAGCAAAAGTCGGTGGATGAGcgtcttcccttccctcccacttccttatatctggcatctgcctgattttcagtgCTCATAGAGAAGGGTTTGGCCTCAAAACGTTGCccgccttttgctttccatggatgctgctaaatttctccaacgCTTTTGGCTACTGCGCCCTTTTTTGTAAAGATAGTTTACTTCTTTAAACTGCCAGGTCACATAGCATGGAAACAGAGCCTTCAACTCACTGAATCCGCATCAAGCACTTTTTCAAGTAATTCTGTCTTTACCTTCCATTGAAACCTCAATAAATTATTCTCCACAGATTAGATGTTACACGTAACCAGCCACTGTATCTTTCTTGTTGAAATATATTCCTTTATAGATTTTAGTTATTTAATAGCACCGTAACACCAGAATATATCCAAAATGACCAACATAATATTATTAAGATCCATTCTCTTGTTGAGGCATTGTAccacaattaatgtcatttgaatctATAGAATCAGTACGTCTATTAGGCTAATATGGTCTTTCTTTTATAATGATCAATCTCAGTTACCAACCTCTTAGACCTGTTTGTAAACCACACATGAACTACCTTTAATCTAGCTCTGCAATGAAAATTCCAGCCTAATACTATATCAGGTATCACGAACAAAATTGGGCCCCAAATATTTCACTTTTCCCTAAATTGGTTTTGTTCTGAGTTGTAAACTCCAATGAAGTACCTTTAGAATTTTCCATTCTATTGAAATATAAAAATACCTTTTTGATATTTGCTTTTGCGCCAGAGTTCCCAGCTGCTGTCTACCGTGATCTCTGTGCCTCTAACATACCTCTTTGTTGGACAATGCCATTGTCCAATGTATTGCCATTTGTATCAGTGTTGGATAGAGAAAGAATCCTCAATTATTTAAATTCTCAATCCCAGTCCCATTCTCACCTGTCTGTTGGCAGCTTCTTCCATTGTCGATAATAAGACCCAATGTCAACTAAAAGAACACTACCTTACCTCCTATCCCGGCACCATGAAACCCTTTCCAACTGAAACCATCTCTCAACTGATCCCATTGATTTGCTTATGTCCTTTTCTCACTCTGTTCACTTAAAATATCTGGTTGACAGTATCCATGTCCTTATCACTTTATCTGCCTTAACCAATCTCcacacaactttttaaaaatcttgcacCTCTCTCCTCCCCCGAGCTTTGCAGGGAAATCTGTaaaccctccactctctcctctgaTCTGGGCAAAGGTCCCTGGTAACTCCATCTACAGATGCTACTGGATTGGCTGAAGTTTTCCTACATTTCTATTTTTGTTTAATATTCCATCATTTCTTCAATAGATGTCTCTTAATAAAACACTATCTTACCTTGTCCACACTAAAACCTAAAAGGTATTAAAATCCTTCAGATTGGATGTATAAAGTGCCATTGTCCTTGACATTAGCTTTACAGAGAGTAACAGATCTCCAATCTCATGAGAACAGTATGCATGTTCAGGATAGGATCATGTGTAGGACTACTTTAGAATGCACATGAAACCTTGGATTAAGAAAAGAGGGTTTGCATTCATTATGTCAGACCATAGTCAATCTTATTAAAGGCCACCCTTTGCTATATCTGTCAGTGAAAAAAATCTGTGATCTCTGCAAATCTGGATCAATTGGAATAGCTCAGTCAATGTGAAGAAAGCTGCCCCTTACCTGTCTGATCTCCATCTCCATGATGGATCTTTTGCCTCCGATGGGGCAGTTGCTGATGTAACAAGCTGTGGAGAAGGAGAAGAGGCAGAGGAATCCAACTGTGAGGCAACCGGAATGCATGATGTTCTCCTGGTGTACCTGGACAGAACAAACCTTCCAAACTGCAATGAGCAACTTCAACTTTCCTCCCTTTTTATACCCTTGAAAATCTTTGGTGCATTGGGTTGTTatcattttgttaatttattgttAGCTGATTATATTTTCTGAACTATTGTAATGAACAATCATACAGTGCCACTCACGATTCACCTGAGGCCAGTCCCTAACCTCAATGTTTTAATTTTACGTGCTTAATTTATTCAACACATAAGTGGAGGCCATTCCAATCTGAATATCATTTACCAATTAAATACTACCTTTATTCTTTAATGCATAAAGATCATTGCAATCAAGGTTAAGGTGAAAATTAACAAGTACAAATGATTATGAATTAGAAAAAGGGTTTGTGGCTAGAAGTATCTGGAATTAATTAAGTAGAAAATGGGACTGAACATCCTATTAGTAAATTAATTTGAAAAGCCCCAGTAAACTGATGAGAACCTACCCAAACTAAAGACCACAGCACAACAGATGTCAGAGTTGATGGATTGAGGGAAGTTATTGGATTTGGAACTTTACTACAGTAgaactcctggtatctggcatctatggggattggtagatgctagattAGTGAATTTCCCAGTTAATCAGGATCATGGTTTAACGAACTAACTGcgagggggtgccaattttaaactttcctaTTTTTTACCTATTCCTTTTTTGGCTggaattcacaatttttttttttgccggttgcttgaattccaaataacagggattttactgtattcagaTTGAACAACCAAAGCAGGATTGCCATCAGATCAGTAAAGTGTACTTTCAAAGTGGTTGAAACCTAACCCCAAACTAATATCTCTTGAGCAAGGTGCCTAGATCCTGTCACTCCAGAAATGGAAGGAACTCAAAATGGGAACACCTCTGGACTTTATCCCAAAAGTTAGCTTGAGAATATAACAGCTCAATCCAGCCTTCACACACTTGGCCAAAGTTCATGCAGGTCGCGACTGAAGTTCACGTCCAAATGTTTCTGCTTCAGTCTATCAAGAAGAGAATTCCAGACCCCTGCCACCTCTTAGGTCAAACGCTTTTCCCACCTCTCCCTTCTATCAAtgacttttctatttttttaaatccctctcctcctctccttttCTCAGGGAAGCAGGTCCTTCCCACTTATGCTATCCTCACTCCTGATAATATTTGCAGCTCAGTCAAACCTTTCCACAGCTTCCTCTGTTCCCTaatttatccaatctttcttcatagCTACGATTTTCTTGTCCCACAACATCTGTGGAAATCTTTTTCAcaccctctccagtgcaatcacatctttcctgttAGATGGAGACCAGAACCACACATATGGACTAATTAGTGTCACAGAGTCAGACGGCACAGAACTAGGCCATTTGGCCGACTATTTCCATATAGAACATGGTACCCATTGTACTAATCCGAAATTCTGGACTTGACCATATCCTCTGCCTGGAAGAGTCATCAAGACACCTCCTAAATGCTGACAGTTGACTCTGCTTCCACCAATTACTCTGGCTCAAACTGAACAATTTCTTaggttcaagcattttcctgactacagataTTAAGTTAATTGGCCAACAGcattggttctcaacttttttctttccactcacataccactttaagtgatcccaataccattggtgctctgcgatgtgagtgggaagagaaggttgagaatcactgctctaggcccaattat
This genomic window from Narcine bancroftii isolate sNarBan1 chromosome 3, sNarBan1.hap1, whole genome shotgun sequence contains:
- the LOC138756073 gene encoding oxytocin-neurophysin 1-like isoform X1, encoding MHSGCLTVGFLCLFSFSTACYISNCPIGGKRSIMEMEIRQCLPCGPGNRGQCFGTSICCGEEIGCYFGTSETLRCQKEVYLPSPCEPTGRLCGRNGGKCATSGTCCTAESCTVDPTCDTRTIFSSD
- the LOC138756073 gene encoding oxytocin-neurophysin 1-like isoform X2; this encodes MTVYQEVFNRACRILEKACYISNCPIGGKRSIMEMEIRQCLPCGPGNRGQCFGTSICCGEEIGCYFGTSETLRCQKEVYLPSPCEPTGRLCGRNGGKCATSGTCCTAESCTVDPTCDTRTIFSSD